One genomic segment of Mycolicibacterium psychrotolerans includes these proteins:
- a CDS encoding STAS domain-containing protein, which translates to MSSTSSPSPPAESAGAPSQCIVTDSWHDSVVVIRCTGDLDMLTVPALDRQIETALAKKPTSMIVDLTAVDFLASVGMGLLVEANDRCGAATQFMVVADGPATSRPMQMIGLADIMVMVPTLDQAFDAAVR; encoded by the coding sequence ATGTCTTCCACCTCTTCACCCTCCCCACCCGCGGAGTCGGCGGGTGCGCCGTCGCAATGCATCGTCACCGACTCCTGGCACGATTCGGTCGTCGTGATCCGCTGCACCGGTGATCTCGACATGCTCACCGTCCCCGCGCTCGACCGTCAGATCGAGACGGCGTTGGCGAAGAAACCCACCTCGATGATCGTGGACCTCACCGCCGTCGACTTCTTGGCATCGGTGGGAATGGGCCTGCTGGTCGAGGCGAACGATCGGTGCGGGGCGGCAACGCAATTCATGGTGGTGGCCGACGGGCCGGCGACCAGCAGGCCGATGCAGATGATCGGGCTGGCCGACATCATGGTTATGGTTCCCACCTTGGACCAGGCGTTCGACGCGGCCGTGCGCTGA
- a CDS encoding sucrase ferredoxin yields the protein MAEARRVPCSDQSLARGDAMYGTASAGHAWALLELSGGWGPSAFLESPSIVDPVLGRAIARRFETVGMRVAAIRRPGRRTASPRWRWFLAFSDEGREALYCGEVSGPGDYLELALDGSDGDRCTDPVVAVCAHGRHDQCCAVRGRQAAAAIAEQNPEITWECSHLGGDRFAATMLILPEGLCYGRIDSTDAAALVSRYVEGLVDNEFLRGRTSLPHAVQAAQYFVRKASGDERIRTLSPVTVDHVDDTIRVVLSGGSGPVEVVLGEQLSDPLLSMCRAGVPGRVRTFVLKSISAL from the coding sequence ATGGCCGAAGCCAGGCGTGTGCCGTGCAGCGACCAGTCGCTGGCGCGCGGTGACGCGATGTACGGGACCGCGTCGGCCGGTCACGCCTGGGCGCTGCTCGAACTGAGCGGTGGTTGGGGTCCGTCGGCGTTTCTGGAGTCACCGTCGATCGTCGACCCCGTGCTCGGGCGCGCCATCGCGCGCCGGTTCGAGACGGTCGGGATGCGGGTCGCCGCGATCCGCCGGCCGGGCCGCCGCACGGCGAGCCCGCGCTGGCGCTGGTTCCTCGCGTTCTCCGACGAAGGGCGCGAGGCGCTGTACTGCGGCGAGGTGTCCGGGCCCGGCGACTACCTCGAACTCGCGCTCGACGGCAGCGACGGCGACCGGTGCACCGATCCCGTGGTCGCTGTGTGCGCGCACGGACGACACGATCAGTGCTGCGCCGTCCGGGGGCGACAAGCGGCCGCCGCCATCGCGGAGCAGAATCCCGAAATCACTTGGGAGTGTTCGCATCTGGGTGGTGATCGGTTCGCCGCGACGATGCTGATACTGCCCGAGGGGCTCTGTTACGGGCGCATCGATTCGACCGACGCCGCCGCGCTGGTCAGCAGATACGTCGAGGGCCTGGTCGACAACGAGTTCCTGCGGGGCCGCACATCGCTTCCGCACGCGGTGCAGGCCGCGCAGTACTTCGTCAGGAAGGCGTCCGGCGACGAACGCATCCGAACGCTCTCACCGGTGACGGTCGACCACGTCGACGACACCATCCGGGTCGTGCTCAGCGGCGGGTCCGGGCCGGTCGAGGTGGTGCTCGGCGAGCAGTTGTCCGACCCGCTGCTGTCGATGTGCCGCGCCGGGGTGCCCGGCCGGGTGCGGACATTCGTGCTGAAGTCGATATCGGCGCTCTGA
- a CDS encoding cupin domain-containing protein, with protein sequence MLTRCVAVAPEVFAAQYWGRRPLLSRSGALPRDFADLLSPDAVDELITRRGVRAPFLRMAKAGQVLDRDCYLDAAGFGAEMPDQVDSARVLAQLAAGATLVLQGLHRLWPPLIDFVRDAVDDLGHPVQANAYITPPDNRGFDPHYDVHDVFVLQVSGAKRWIVHEPVHPDPLPDQPWTDHRAAITARCEQPPVIDTVLTAGDALYLPRGWVHSARSGDTTSIHLTIGVSAMTGLDVMRAVVDALADEAEFRKSLPMGIDVAHTGETAAIASKVMAALTGTVRDRGAELSDRVAARLARRHSERTRPVAVPPLATLDAAAAAGTTRVRWRRGLLATLEDAEGRVRLRLPDRTMSFPGLCAPALRALQSGTTVDAATLPGLDAHDGTVLLRRLLREAVVVAVAD encoded by the coding sequence GTGCTGACGCGCTGCGTCGCGGTCGCCCCGGAGGTGTTCGCGGCGCAGTACTGGGGTCGACGACCTCTGCTCAGCCGGTCCGGTGCGCTGCCCCGCGACTTCGCGGATCTCCTCTCCCCGGACGCCGTTGACGAGCTCATCACCCGCCGCGGGGTGCGCGCGCCGTTTCTGCGGATGGCCAAGGCAGGCCAGGTGCTGGACCGGGACTGCTACCTCGACGCAGCGGGTTTCGGTGCCGAGATGCCCGACCAGGTGGATTCGGCGCGCGTGCTGGCGCAGTTGGCGGCAGGGGCCACCCTGGTTCTGCAGGGGCTGCACCGGCTGTGGCCGCCACTGATCGATTTCGTCCGCGATGCGGTCGACGATCTCGGGCATCCGGTGCAGGCCAACGCCTACATCACCCCGCCGGACAACCGCGGCTTCGACCCGCACTACGACGTCCATGACGTCTTCGTTCTGCAGGTCAGTGGTGCCAAGCGGTGGATCGTGCACGAGCCCGTGCACCCCGACCCGCTGCCCGACCAGCCGTGGACCGACCACCGCGCGGCGATCACCGCGCGGTGTGAGCAGCCTCCGGTGATCGACACCGTGCTCACCGCCGGCGACGCGTTGTACCTGCCCCGCGGCTGGGTGCATTCCGCCCGCTCCGGGGACACCACGTCGATCCATCTGACGATCGGCGTCTCGGCGATGACGGGTCTGGACGTGATGCGCGCCGTCGTCGACGCGTTGGCCGACGAGGCGGAGTTCCGCAAGTCGCTGCCCATGGGGATCGACGTCGCGCACACCGGCGAGACGGCGGCGATCGCGTCGAAGGTCATGGCCGCGCTGACCGGGACCGTGCGGGACCGCGGCGCGGAACTGAGCGATCGGGTCGCCGCCCGGCTGGCGCGCCGGCACAGCGAACGCACCCGGCCTGTGGCGGTTCCACCGCTGGCCACGCTCGACGCGGCCGCGGCGGCGGGCACGACGCGGGTGCGATGGCGCCGCGGTCTGCTGGCGACGCTCGAGGACGCCGAAGGCCGGGTCCGATTGCGGCTTCCCGACCGCACCATGTCCTTTCCGGGCCTCTGCGCGCCGGCGCTGCGAGCGCTGCAGTCCGGCACCACCGTCGATGCGGCGACGCTGCCCGGCCTCGATGCCCACGACGGCACTGTGCTGCTGCGCCGACTGCTGCGCGAGGCGGTCGTCGTAGCTGTTGCCGACTAG
- a CDS encoding L,D-transpeptidase, with protein sequence MRSDRRARAVCLAALLAVVAAVGIVSSSAPQCPDRCQALAAGNASHFAPPAPPSPTAPARLIVTPGAGSEDVKPDARVLVATVDGTLESVTMVNDADKEIPGVLTPDGKAWKPTMQLGYGRTYTMTIAGRGPGGMPTRQTSSFSTIDPSDQTAVYLNTVGYASIEDGGTYGVGMVVVAHFDEAVDKAAAERHLRVRTDPSVTGSWYWVDDQTAHWRPQNYYAPGTKVSVDADIYGDKLGDDLYGAEDETVSFVIGDAHVSIADDTTKQVSVFDNGKLVRTMPTSMGMGGTETIGGTTLSFWTPPGVYTVIDKANPVIMDSSTFGLPVNSRLGYRETIPWATKISSDGIYLHQLNSTVWAQGNTDTSHGCLNLNSDNAQWFYAFSRPGDVVEVRNTGGPPLRLEQNGDWTLPWQEWLKGSALRQ encoded by the coding sequence TTGAGGTCTGATCGTCGTGCCCGCGCTGTCTGCCTGGCAGCCCTGCTGGCGGTGGTCGCCGCCGTCGGCATCGTCTCGTCGAGCGCGCCGCAGTGCCCCGATCGCTGCCAGGCTCTGGCCGCGGGCAACGCCTCGCACTTCGCTCCGCCGGCTCCGCCGTCTCCCACGGCCCCGGCCCGGCTCATCGTGACGCCGGGCGCCGGATCCGAGGACGTCAAACCCGATGCCCGGGTACTCGTCGCAACCGTCGACGGGACGCTCGAGAGCGTCACGATGGTCAACGACGCGGACAAGGAGATCCCCGGAGTGCTGACCCCGGACGGCAAGGCGTGGAAGCCGACGATGCAACTCGGGTACGGCCGCACGTACACCATGACGATCGCCGGGCGCGGCCCCGGCGGTATGCCGACCCGGCAGACGTCCAGCTTCAGCACCATCGACCCCAGCGACCAGACCGCGGTGTACCTGAACACCGTCGGTTACGCATCCATCGAGGACGGCGGCACCTACGGCGTCGGCATGGTGGTGGTGGCCCACTTCGACGAAGCCGTCGACAAGGCGGCCGCCGAACGACACCTGCGGGTGCGTACTGATCCGTCGGTCACCGGTAGCTGGTACTGGGTCGACGACCAGACCGCGCACTGGCGCCCGCAGAACTACTACGCGCCCGGTACGAAGGTCAGCGTCGACGCCGACATCTACGGCGACAAGCTCGGCGACGACCTGTACGGCGCCGAGGACGAGACCGTGAGCTTCGTGATCGGCGACGCCCACGTCTCGATCGCCGACGACACCACCAAGCAGGTCAGCGTCTTCGACAACGGCAAGCTCGTGCGCACGATGCCGACCTCGATGGGCATGGGCGGCACCGAGACCATCGGCGGCACCACGCTGTCGTTCTGGACGCCTCCGGGCGTCTACACGGTCATCGACAAGGCCAACCCGGTGATCATGGACTCGTCGACGTTCGGCCTGCCGGTCAACAGCCGGCTGGGTTACCGGGAGACGATCCCCTGGGCGACCAAGATCAGCTCCGACGGCATCTATCTGCATCAGCTGAACTCGACGGTGTGGGCGCAGGGCAACACCGACACCAGTCACGGTTGTCTGAACCTCAACAGCGACAACGCGCAGTGGTTCTACGCGTTCTCGCGGCCCGGCGACGTCGTCGAGGTCCGAAACACCGGCGGGCCGCCCTTACGACTGGAGCAGAACGGCGACTGGACGCTGCCCTGGCAGGAGTGGCTCAAGGGCAGCGCGCTGCGGCAGTAG